The genomic window TACCGAACCGGTCGTCGTGCTCCTTCATTTCACCGGCGGCGGGCGGATCATGCTGCCGCTCGAAATCATCCGCCAGGGCGGCGCGAAGGTCGGCCGCTATATCGGCACATCCTACAGCAATTTGAATTTCGGCCTTTTTTCACCCGACAACATGCAGTTTTCGCCGCCGCTTCTTTCGGCTGCGCTCTCGGAGGCCGGGCTCAAGCTCGATCTGCTGGCGCTCTATCGCACGCCGGAGCGCTGGCGCGGGGTAGCCAACCCCTTGATGCCGCTCGACCGGGTCCTCAGCAACAACCAAGCGTTCCAGATGACGCTCGACGGCGGCTTCGACAAGGCGCTCTCGCGCATCAATGGCAAGAAGCGGCGCAAGAAGCACCGGCTCGGTGAGCGTACGCTGGAGGAACTGGGCGGCTACGAGATCGTGCATGGCGACGATCCCGAAACGGCGCTTCGCTTACTTGAAGCGTTTTTCGTCCAGAAGGCTGCCCGCTTCGACAAGCAAGGCAAGCTTGACGTCTTCGCCAAGCCGGGCGTGCAGGATTTCTTCCGCCGCCTGGTCGTCACGAAGACCGAAGAGAACGTACCCTTGTTGCGGCTCTCGGCCGTGCAACTCACCGATGGACGCTACGGCGCGATTTCAGGCGTGACGCGCAAGAACGGGCATCTCATCTGCCAGTTCGGCTCGATCGACGAAGAAATGGCGGGCGAGCTCAGCATCGGTGAGTTCCTGTTCTACCGGCTGATCGAAGATGCCTGCGCCAACGGCCAGATGATGTTCGATTTCGGCATCGGCGACGAGGCCTACAAGCGGTCCTGGTGCGATCAGATCACGACGCAATACGATTGCTACCTGCCGCTGACGATGAAGGGCCGTGCCGTTGGCGCGACGCTGCGTGCCATCGCCTCGACCAAGCAGGCGATCAAGGCCAATCCGCGGCTCGACAAGATCGCCCGGGCCATCCAGCGCCGGATATCCTGAACGAACAGACTGAAGGCATTCGGTGCCTTCAGGCCGCGTTGCTGCGGGTCGACTGGGGGCCGTCCTCGTCGACCAGCATGATCAGCGCGTCGTCATATCCTGCTTCGACCAGCGCTTCGAATTCCTCAGCGATGATCGGGGCGTCCGGGTCCACCACCGACATCACGACAGTGATCGGCCGGTCTGCGAGCATCTTTTGGACAGCCGTGATCTCTGTGCTGCCGCACTCGACGATGATCGTGTCGTAGGCATCCGACAGGGCTTCGATGATCATGGCGATCCGGGATGCGCCGCGCATGGCGGTCTCCGGATCGGCCGTTCCAAGCGGGATGATATCGGCAGATGAGGCGTAGTCGGCGTGGATCGACTCGGCGATCGAGACCGATCCGCAGAGAAGGTCGGTAATGCCAGGAAGGCCCGCCCCTGCCATGGTTGCTCCCGGCAGGCCGGCGCCGGTCATGTCGATCGTCAGGACGCGATGGCCGCGATCGGAGACGGCGCGCGCCAGAAGAACGGCGCCGAGCGTCGCAGCATCGCCTTCCGGGGAAATGCCGGCGACGACCTGGACGCGCTTGGAGATCAGGGCGGCCGCAACGCCATCGACCGAAAAGTCCTCTTCGTCCTCGGCCACCGGGAGGGCGCCAGCCTTGGCGATCGTCGGTGCCGGCTGTGTCAGCGGCTCCGCCGGATGTGCAGGCGCTGCGACCGGTACAGCTTGAGTGGATGCCGTCAGGGGCTGGTGGGCAAGGCTCGCTGTCGCCGTCCCCGTCGTCGCGATGCGGCTGGGTTCCAGCGGTGTCGTTTCCTCACGCATCTCATCCACGACAACCCGTTCGCGAAGCGCCCGGCCGGAGAAGAGCTCGATCAGCAGGATGATGATCATGTGGATGAGTGCCGTAGCCAGCATCGCGACGATGACGGCCGGGATCACCTTCGGGAAATAGGGCTCGCTCGCTACGCCAGCACGGGAGATGATGCGGGCATCGGCCGGCAGCGCGTTTGCATCGCCGCGCGACACCGTCTCACGGAAACGGGCGAGATAGGTTTCCAAGAGATCGCGCTCGGCACGCGCTTCGCGCTCGAGTGCGCGCAGTTCGACTTCGTCGGTGCCGGCCTGCGCCGAGCTCTGCTTCAGCACGTCGAGCTGCTCTGCCAGTTCCGCTTCGCGCAGCCGGGCAACGGCGGCATTGGCCTCAAGATTAGCGAGCGCCTTGCGCACTTCCTCGTTCAGCTGCGTGCCGATGCCCGAAAGCTGCGAACGCAGGCTGCGGATGCGCGGGTGGTTGTCGAGAAGCGTGATCGAGAGGTCCGAAATCTGGCCTTCGATCTCCGACTGCCGCTCGCGCAGGCGCTGCAGCTGTGGCGAGTCGACGACGCTGCTGACGGCATCGGCCGACTGGCCTGATTCGAGTGCAGAGCGAACATTGGCGGCACGCGCCTCGGCATCGGCGCGCTGCGCGCGGACCTGTGAGAGCTCGGTCGTCAGGTCCGACAGTTGCCGCGTCACGAGCGTGTTGTTCTCGGTCACGAGCAGGAGACCATTGTCTGCCCTGAAGGCTGCGACCTTGGCTTCCGCATCGCGTACGCGGCCACGGAGTTCCGCGATTTCCGGCTCGAGCCAGGCGGCAGCATCGGCATTGGAATCAAGCTTGGCGCCGCTCTGCACCTGCAGATAAGCGCCTGCGAGACCGTTGGCGACAGCCGCTGCCAGTTCGGGGTCCTGCGAAGAGAACTCGATCGCGATCACGCGCGAATTCTGCACCTGGTAAACCTGCAGATTTTCCCGAACCGCTTCAAGCACGCGCTGCTGCGCACTGGCATCGATCGGATCGCTGCCGATGCCGAGCAGCACGAGGAGGTCGCCGATCATCGACGGCTGGCCTGCCGGATCGAATTCCGCGCGACTGCCGAGGTCGAGCTCGGTGATCACCTCGCGCAAAAGGTCGGAGGATCGGATAACTTCGACCTGGCTCGCGATGGCCTGCTCGTCGAGCACGAGATCCCGCGTCTGACCACCCTCACCCGTCCGCGACAGGGCCGAACCGCGCTCTTCGATGAGGATGCGGGCTTCGCTGCGATAGAGCGGCGCCATGGAACTGGTGGTGAAATAGGTCAGCGCGCCAACGATGAGCACACTTGCCGCAATGGCGAACTTGCGCGCCCAGAGCGCGGCGGCCAGACCGGCCAAATCGATATCGACATCCCCGCGTGACGATAGATTGCCGGACATTCTGGGCTCCTTCAGGATCTCCGCGAATACTGGGCGCAGCGGCGCACGCGCGGAATGCTTCAAGAGCGACCGTAAATAATCATGGTAACTCAACCGTTAATTTCGTCGACGATCCGCGTGAATGCTTGGATACATCTTCTTTCAGCGCCTCTTTACCGGCCATTAACCCTAACAGTTCGATAAGAGGAGGAGCCTTGATCGGCCGCGTCGAACGCGCACGGACGGATACTCATGATCGCCATCTCTCGCCCCCGGGCGCTGCTTCTCACTCTTGCCGCTTCGCTGCTGCTTGGCGGATGCTCCGGTTACCGACCGGCACCCGAGGGATTCAGCGCGGCAACCATCCAGCCTTACCAGTTGGATGCGGGTGACCGGCTGCGCATCACCGTTTTCGAACAGGCGAGCCTGACAGGCACCTATTCCATCGACCAAGCCGGCTACGTCGCGTTTCCGCTGATCGGCTCGGTACCGGCGCGCGGTCGCTCGGTGCAGGAACTGGAAGGCGCCATCGCCGCAAAGCTGCGCGAAGGGTACCTGCGCGATCCGGACGTCACGGTCGAAGTCGACCAGTACCGCGCCTTCTTTATCATGGGTGAAGTGGGTGCCGCCGGCCAGTATTCCTACGTGCCCGGCATGACCGTTCAGAACGCAATCGCGATTGCCGGCGGCTTCACCTCGCGCGCCAACCAGAACGATGCCGACGTTACCCGCAAGATCAACGGCGAGGTCATCACCGGCCGCGTACCGATTTCCGATCCCATCGTTGCCGGTGACACGATCTACGTCCGCGAGCGGCTGTTCTGAGCCAGATGTCCAATCAAGGACCGCTGCGCATCATTCACTGCTTTCGATCGCCCGTCGGCGGGATTTTCCGCCATGTGCGCGATCTGGCGGAACGCCATAGCCAACAGGGACATGCCGTCGGCATCGTCTGCGACAGTTCAACAGGCGGCGCTTACGAAGACGCGCTGTTCGAAAGCATTCGTCCGCATCTGGCGCTGGGTCTGACCCGGCTGCCGATGCAGCGGTCCATCAGCCCCAGCGATCTCAGCGCCGGGATAAAGAGCTACAGAGAAATCAAGGCATTGCGGCCGGATGTGTTGCATGGGCATGGCGCCAAAGGTGGCGCCTATGCCCGGCTCGCCGGCACGTTCCTACGGGCATCTGGGTATTGCGTAGCCCGTTTCTATTCCCCGCATGGCGGAAGCCTGCATTACGACCCCGGCTCGACCAAGGGCCGCGTGTTCTTCGCGATCGAGCGCTTCCTGGAACGCATGACGGATCGGCTCGTCTTCGTCTGCGACTACGAGGGCAACGTCTACGCGCGAAAGATCGGACCGCCGCGCACCGCTTCCCAAACGGTCTATAACGGCCTGCGCCCCGCCGAGTTCGAGCCCGTTGGGTTGAGCGCGCCCGCGGTCGACTTCCTCTATATCGGCATGATGCGGGACCTGAAGGGCCCGGACGTCTTCATCGACGCGTTTGTCGAGGCGGAGCGGCTGTCGGGGCGATCGCTTTCGGCCTTGATGGTTGGCGATGGCGACGACAAGCCGCGCTATCAATCGACACTCCAAACACTCGGTTTGGCAGACCGAGTCACCATGCGCCCCGCCATGCCGGCGCGCGAGGCGTTCGCGATGGCGCGGACGGTGGTCGTGCCGTCACGAGCGGAAGCAATGCCCTATATCGTGCTGGAAGCGGTCGCTGGTGGAAAGCCCGTCATCGCCACCCGCGTCGGCGGTATTCCCGAAATCCTGGGCACAGACAGCGCCGCCTTGGTCGGGCCAGGCAGCGCCCCCTCGCTTGCAGCGGCAATGTCGGGGGCCATTCTGGACCCTTCGAGCCTCAACGCGGCCATGCCCGACTCGGCGCAGTTCGCGCAGCGCTTCTCGGTGGCAACCATGGCCGACGGCGTCATGTCGGCCTATGGCGCAGCGCTTGCCGAGGCGAAGGCGCGGGGCCTCAAACGCTTCCCATCAAGCCTTTCTTAGCTCCTTCCTGATAGGCGTTGTGGATCGATGAAGAGGTCCGTGCGCTCATGAAGAACGAGAAACGTGCCCCGCTGTTCGACCCGCAGGCGCTTCGCGAGCAGCTCGCCAGCAGCGAAACCGGGCCGACAGCAGCGCCTGGGGCAAGCGTATCTGAGGAAACTCGACGGCTGGCCGACCAGATCGCTTCGCAGCTGCGCGAAGAAAGCTATTCGCCGCGCATGATCGTCGGGCTCCTGCGCCTGTTCGAATTCGCCGGGCTCTTTCTGGGCGCCATGGGCATCTATCTGATCTACGTGCTGCCGCAGGAAGCCTTCGCGATCAGCTACCCGACATCCATCCTCATCGGCTCCCTGCTTGCCGTTTTCCTCATCCAGGCGGCCGACGCCTATCAGGTTCCGGCGCTTAGAACGCCGATGCGAACGCTCAAGCGCGCTTTGATCGCTTGGTGCGCAACGATCGCTATCATGGCGGTGGCCGCTTTCTTCCTCAAGATCGGCGAGGAATTCTCGCGCCTCTGGATCGCAGCCTGGTTCCTCTTCGGCTGCGCGTTCCTTTTCGTCAGCCGCCAGTTTACCGCCTTCGCCATCAAGCGCTGGGCACGCGACGGCACGATGGAACGGCGCGCCGTCATCGTCGGCGGCGGAGAGACCGCCAAGACCCTCATTCGCCAGATCGAGCAGCAGCCGAACAACGATATCCGCATTTGCGGCCTCTTCGACGATCGTGACGAGGCTCGGTCGCCGAGCATGGTCGCCGGCTATCCAAAGCTCGGCAACACGACCGATCTCGTGGATTTCGCTCGCCGCGCGCGCATCGACATGCTGATCATTGCGCTGCCGATCACGGCGGAGGCGCGCGTTCTGCAACTGTTGAAGCGGCTGTGGGTGCTGCCGCTCGATATCCGACTGGCGGCCCACACCAACAAGCTCCGCTTCCGGCCGCGTTCCTATTCCTATGTCGGCGACGTGCCGATGCTGGATATCTTCGATCGACCGATCCGCGATTGGGATTCGGTTGCCAAGCGCATCTTCGACATCTGCTTTTCGTTGGGTGCGATCATGGTGCTCTGGCCGGTGATGCTTGGAGCCGCGATCGCCGTCAAAACGACCTCGAAGGGTCCGATCATCTTCAAGCAGAAGCGCCACGGCTTCAACAACGAGGAGGTCGAGGTTTTCAAATTCCGGTCGATGTACACGGAGATGAGCGACCCGACGGCCTTGCTCGCCGTCACGAAACACGACCCGCGCGTGACGCCAGTCGGCCGCTTTATTCGCCGCACGTCGATCGACGAACTGCCGCAGCTCTTCAACGTGCTCAAAGGCAACCTGTCGCTCGTCGGCCCCCGCCCCCACGCCGTGATGGCGCAGACGCGCGACCGACTCTTCGTCGAGGTGGTCGATGGCTACTTCGCCCGTCATCGCGTAAAGCCAGGCGTGACGGGCTGGGCGCAGATCAATGGCTGGCGCGGCGAGATCGACAGCGACGAGAAGATCAAGCAGCGGACGGCCTACGATCTCTACTACATCGAGAACTGGTCGCTCTTCCTCGACCTCAAGATTCTGTTTCTAACGCCGCTGCGTCTGCTCAATACGGAGAACGCCTATTGAGCCTCGTCGGCCACGCCCACGAGACGTTCCGGCCGGCTTCGGCGCCGGTCTCTCATTCGTTCCGCCTGGTCGGCGCGGCGATGGTGGCGTTCGGCGTGTTCCTCTCCGGCTTCGTCATCAACGAACCGGCGCCCTACGAACTCTTCATGGTCGGCCTGATCGGGCTCTGGGCCGTCTTCGGCATATCCCTGTCGCGCGCGATTATGCCGCTGATCGGGCTGCTGATCCTGTTCAATGTCGGCGGGCTGATTGCGCTGACCCAGATGGCCAATCTGGACGGCGGGCCGCTTTACATGGCGGTGTCGCTTTTCTTGGCGCTGACCTCGATCTTCTTTGCCGTCATCATCGAGGCCGACCACCGTCGACTGAACCTGATTTTTCTCGCCTATGTGTTTGGCGCGTTGGCAACCGCCATGCTCGGCATTCTCGGCTACTTCGGCGCGATTCCCGGCGGCGAGATGTTCACGCTCTACGATCGCGCGCGCGGCGCCTTTCAGGACCCGAACGTCTTCGGCCCGTATCTCGTGCTACCGGCGCTCTATCTCATTCATAGCCTGCTGACCGGCAAGATCACGGCCGCACCATTGAAACTCGGTGCCCTCCTCATTTTGACCTTTGCGATCTTTCTGTCCTTCTCGCGCGCCGCCTGGGGGCTCTACGCCGTCAGCATCGTGATCATGGTCTTTGCCATGCTGATCAGCTCGCAGAGCGGCAAGTTCCGCCTGCGGATCTTTACGCTGGCGCTCTGCGCGATCCTGGCGATGATCGGCGCGCTCGCTGTGGCGCTGCAGTTTGATGCGGTGTCGGATCTCTTCACGGTGCGCGCCCAGCTCGTACAGGACTACGACGGCGCGCGCTTTGGCCGTTTCGAACGTCACAAGATCGGCTTCATCTTGGCCATGGAGAAGCCGCTCGGCGTCGGTGCCGTTGTCTTCGGCACGATCTACGGCGAAGACACACACAACATCTGGCTGAAGGCGCTGATGGACTACGGCTGGCTCGGCTTCGTCACCTATCTCGGCCTGATGATTTGGACGCTGACGCTCGGCTTCCGTTACCTGCTGCGCGACCGGCCGTGGCAGCCCTTTTTGCTGACGACCTACATCGTCTTCTTCGGGCACACCCTCATTGGCACCGTGATCGACACGGATCACTGGCGCCATTTCTATCTGCTGCTTGGTATTCTCTGGGGATGCTTTGCGCTGGAAGCGCGGTATCAGCGCGAACGCGTCAGGTCTGCGGCTTCTTCTGGCGCCCGAGCAGCAGCGGCACCAGCGCGGTCAAGATAAAGAGCCGCATGACGTGATGGGCGGCCACGAAGGCCGGATCCACGTCGAGCAGAACCGCCATCGCCACCATCGCCTCCACCCCACCCGGCACGAAGGCGATCAGCACCTGTGTCATCGGCAGGCCGAGCGAGATCGCGATGATGGCCGCAAAAGCTCCGGCGAGCGCCGTCGCCAGCACGGTGATGGCGAAACCTGCCGCGACCGAACTCTTCAGCATCTGTGGTGTCACGCCCGAGAAGCGCGATCCGATCATGGCCCCCATCACCAGGAAGGCCGGCATCTGAAGCCAATTCGGCATGACGCCGGACACGATGCCGGTGAGATGGGTGAAGGTCGAAATCACCATGCCGCCGATAAGAAGCGCCGCCGGAACCTGCAGTTTCTTGAACAGCATGCCTGCAGCCAACGACGCGACGAAAATCAGTGCAATCGCGAGCGGCTCCATCGTCGCCAGCGCGGTGCTGGGAAGACTAGTGCTGCCGCCCATTGCGGTGATCGCGACCGGGATGATGAGCGTGATCGCCAGAACACGGATAGACTGCACGATGCTGACCTTGCGGATATCGGCATCGAGGTCGGACGACAGCGACAGGACATAGGACAAATGGCCGGGCGCCGCCGAAAGCAGCGCCGTGTTCCGGTCATAGCCATGGGCTCGCATCAGGTAGCGGCTCGTCGCGATCATGATGACGACGAGGCTGAGCGCGAGCACGATGAAGCTTGCCGGCCATTGGCGCGCCGTGTCGATGACTTCGGGCGTTACGCCCGTGCCGATGCTCATGCCGATCATGATCAGCGCGAAGTTGACGAGCGGCATAGGCAAGGTCAACCGGGCCCCGGCGACGCCCGCGAGCGACACGGCTGCAGCCGGGCCGGTCAAGAACGGCGCCGGAAAGCCGATGAGCGTGGCGATGACTGCCCCGACAGCAGCGATCGCGAGGATGATCGCCGTGTCGCTGATCTGCCGCATGGTCACCGGGCGTGACTCACATCGGGACCGGGTAGCGGCGGTAGATGGCCTGGATGTCGTCCAGCACGTCGTCCCCGAGCGTTACGTCGACGGAGGCGATGTTAGTGCGCAACTGTGTCATCGTCGTCGCGCCGATGATCACGGACGTCATGAAGGGCCGGGTCAGACAGAAGGCGAGCGCCATCTGGGATGGATCGAGTCCGTGCTTGCGCGCAACCGCGAGATATTCCTCGACGACGGCAAACGAGATTTCGCCAATGCGGCCACCGAGATCCGGCGTTGCCGCGCGGCGTGTGCCGGCTGGCGTCACGTCACCCTGGTATTTGCCTGTGAGAAGGCCCGCGGCGAGCGGCGAATAGGCAAGCAGGCCGACATTTTCGTGATGGGCAAGCTCG from Georhizobium profundi includes these protein-coding regions:
- a CDS encoding GNAT family N-acetyltransferase, whose amino-acid sequence is MTRIVPMEVARKPTGEPTDAPLIAGVTSHVPAQGDAQTVKRVEIFASIEAAERQWRSLETQFFTSVHLSYDWCRNWLEATGTEPVVVLLHFTGGGRIMLPLEIIRQGGAKVGRYIGTSYSNLNFGLFSPDNMQFSPPLLSAALSEAGLKLDLLALYRTPERWRGVANPLMPLDRVLSNNQAFQMTLDGGFDKALSRINGKKRRKKHRLGERTLEELGGYEIVHGDDPETALRLLEAFFVQKAARFDKQGKLDVFAKPGVQDFFRRLVVTKTEENVPLLRLSAVQLTDGRYGAISGVTRKNGHLICQFGSIDEEMAGELSIGEFLFYRLIEDACANGQMMFDFGIGDEAYKRSWCDQITTQYDCYLPLTMKGRAVGATLRAIASTKQAIKANPRLDKIARAIQRRIS
- a CDS encoding O-antigen ligase family protein translates to MVAFGVFLSGFVINEPAPYELFMVGLIGLWAVFGISLSRAIMPLIGLLILFNVGGLIALTQMANLDGGPLYMAVSLFLALTSIFFAVIIEADHRRLNLIFLAYVFGALATAMLGILGYFGAIPGGEMFTLYDRARGAFQDPNVFGPYLVLPALYLIHSLLTGKITAAPLKLGALLILTFAIFLSFSRAAWGLYAVSIVIMVFAMLISSQSGKFRLRIFTLALCAILAMIGALAVALQFDAVSDLFTVRAQLVQDYDGARFGRFERHKIGFILAMEKPLGVGAVVFGTIYGEDTHNIWLKALMDYGWLGFVTYLGLMIWTLTLGFRYLLRDRPWQPFLLTTYIVFFGHTLIGTVIDTDHWRHFYLLLGILWGCFALEARYQRERVRSAASSGARAAAAPARSR
- a CDS encoding AbrB family transcriptional regulator, giving the protein MRQISDTAIILAIAAVGAVIATLIGFPAPFLTGPAAAVSLAGVAGARLTLPMPLVNFALIMIGMSIGTGVTPEVIDTARQWPASFIVLALSLVVIMIATSRYLMRAHGYDRNTALLSAAPGHLSYVLSLSSDLDADIRKVSIVQSIRVLAITLIIPVAITAMGGSTSLPSTALATMEPLAIALIFVASLAAGMLFKKLQVPAALLIGGMVISTFTHLTGIVSGVMPNWLQMPAFLVMGAMIGSRFSGVTPQMLKSSVAAGFAITVLATALAGAFAAIIAISLGLPMTQVLIAFVPGGVEAMVAMAVLLDVDPAFVAAHHVMRLFILTALVPLLLGRQKKPQT
- a CDS encoding undecaprenyl-phosphate glucose phosphotransferase codes for the protein MKNEKRAPLFDPQALREQLASSETGPTAAPGASVSEETRRLADQIASQLREESYSPRMIVGLLRLFEFAGLFLGAMGIYLIYVLPQEAFAISYPTSILIGSLLAVFLIQAADAYQVPALRTPMRTLKRALIAWCATIAIMAVAAFFLKIGEEFSRLWIAAWFLFGCAFLFVSRQFTAFAIKRWARDGTMERRAVIVGGGETAKTLIRQIEQQPNNDIRICGLFDDRDEARSPSMVAGYPKLGNTTDLVDFARRARIDMLIIALPITAEARVLQLLKRLWVLPLDIRLAAHTNKLRFRPRSYSYVGDVPMLDIFDRPIRDWDSVAKRIFDICFSLGAIMVLWPVMLGAAIAVKTTSKGPIIFKQKRHGFNNEEVEVFKFRSMYTEMSDPTALLAVTKHDPRVTPVGRFIRRTSIDELPQLFNVLKGNLSLVGPRPHAVMAQTRDRLFVEVVDGYFARHRVKPGVTGWAQINGWRGEIDSDEKIKQRTAYDLYYIENWSLFLDLKILFLTPLRLLNTENAY
- a CDS encoding GumC family protein, yielding MSGNLSSRGDVDIDLAGLAAALWARKFAIAASVLIVGALTYFTTSSMAPLYRSEARILIEERGSALSRTGEGGQTRDLVLDEQAIASQVEVIRSSDLLREVITELDLGSRAEFDPAGQPSMIGDLLVLLGIGSDPIDASAQQRVLEAVRENLQVYQVQNSRVIAIEFSSQDPELAAAVANGLAGAYLQVQSGAKLDSNADAAAWLEPEIAELRGRVRDAEAKVAAFRADNGLLLVTENNTLVTRQLSDLTTELSQVRAQRADAEARAANVRSALESGQSADAVSSVVDSPQLQRLRERQSEIEGQISDLSITLLDNHPRIRSLRSQLSGIGTQLNEEVRKALANLEANAAVARLREAELAEQLDVLKQSSAQAGTDEVELRALEREARAERDLLETYLARFRETVSRGDANALPADARIISRAGVASEPYFPKVIPAVIVAMLATALIHMIIILLIELFSGRALRERVVVDEMREETTPLEPSRIATTGTATASLAHQPLTASTQAVPVAAPAHPAEPLTQPAPTIAKAGALPVAEDEEDFSVDGVAAALISKRVQVVAGISPEGDAATLGAVLLARAVSDRGHRVLTIDMTGAGLPGATMAGAGLPGITDLLCGSVSIAESIHADYASSADIIPLGTADPETAMRGASRIAMIIEALSDAYDTIIVECGSTEITAVQKMLADRPITVVMSVVDPDAPIIAEEFEALVEAGYDDALIMLVDEDGPQSTRSNAA
- a CDS encoding polysaccharide biosynthesis/export family protein → MIAISRPRALLLTLAASLLLGGCSGYRPAPEGFSAATIQPYQLDAGDRLRITVFEQASLTGTYSIDQAGYVAFPLIGSVPARGRSVQELEGAIAAKLREGYLRDPDVTVEVDQYRAFFIMGEVGAAGQYSYVPGMTVQNAIAIAGGFTSRANQNDADVTRKINGEVITGRVPISDPIVAGDTIYVRERLF
- a CDS encoding glycosyltransferase family 4 protein — its product is MSNQGPLRIIHCFRSPVGGIFRHVRDLAERHSQQGHAVGIVCDSSTGGAYEDALFESIRPHLALGLTRLPMQRSISPSDLSAGIKSYREIKALRPDVLHGHGAKGGAYARLAGTFLRASGYCVARFYSPHGGSLHYDPGSTKGRVFFAIERFLERMTDRLVFVCDYEGNVYARKIGPPRTASQTVYNGLRPAEFEPVGLSAPAVDFLYIGMMRDLKGPDVFIDAFVEAERLSGRSLSALMVGDGDDKPRYQSTLQTLGLADRVTMRPAMPAREAFAMARTVVVPSRAEAMPYIVLEAVAGGKPVIATRVGGIPEILGTDSAALVGPGSAPSLAAAMSGAILDPSSLNAAMPDSAQFAQRFSVATMADGVMSAYGAALAEAKARGLKRFPSSLS